In Solanum stenotomum isolate F172 unplaced genomic scaffold, ASM1918654v1 scaffold11069, whole genome shotgun sequence, one DNA window encodes the following:
- the LOC125849818 gene encoding probable mediator of RNA polymerase II transcription subunit 26c, which yields MDLDEFRLILSESKVDVWTMIDAAISVAAVDCADEMKRRRDGIVEKLYSTRSRSSDDVGNGQHRLDNGTRNVEMMMNKSPLTPESNQREKENSNEKNEEEEDADPYGGLFDDDDEQTQILTIKQQLENPQLSDEDVVDLLQTLADMDITFQALQDTDIGRHVNQLRKHPSSEVRRLVKMLVRKWKGTVDDWVRLNPPEQHESANLIAADDDSPQQSVRRSQQNGNHQVPDFAYSPNPRNGSSSSDRNNSESEYKPKPVPQRNVTPTRPLQSAPKPASAPPPSRPLPRESAIDIERLNSARRRLQENYQEAQNAKKQRTIQVMDIHEIPKPKNGFIAKNKGGFQGRHHR from the exons ATGGATTTGGATGAATTCCGGTTGATTCTATCGGAATCAAAGGTAGATGTATGGACGATGATTGATGCGGCGATTTCTGTTGCTGCAGTTGACTGTGCCGATGAAATGAAACGTCGACGTGATGGAATCGTTGAAAAATTGTACTCCACGCGCTCCCGGAGCTCAGATGACGTTGGTAATGGTCAGCATAGGTTAGATAACGGTACTAGAAATGTGGAGATGATGATGAATAAGAGTCCGTTAACACCGGAGTCGAATCAACGGGAGAAGGAGAATAGTAATGAGAAGAATGAGGAAGAGGAAGATGCAGATCCGTATGGAGGATtgtttgatgatgatgatgaacaAACTCAAATTCTTACAATCAAACAACAGCTTGAAAATCCACAACTg TCGGATGAGGATGTGGTTGACTTGCTTCAAACTTTAGCAGATATGGATATTACATTCCAAGCTCTTCAG GACACTGATATTGGAAGGCATGTGAATCAATTGAGGAAGCATCCATCAAGTGAAGTTAGGAGATTGGTGAAGATGCTTGTGAG AAAATGGAAAGGAACTGTTGATGATTGGGTTAGGCTCAACCCGCCTGAGCAACATGAGTCTGCAAATCTTATTG CTGCTGATGATGACTCGCCCCAACAGAGTGTACGGAGGAGTCAACAGAATGGTAATCATCAG GTTCCTGATTTCGCATACTCACCGAATCCTCGAA ATGGGAGTTCGAGCTCAGACAGGAATAATTCAGAATCAGAGTACAAGCCTAAACCAGTTCCCCAACGGAATGTAACCCCTACTAGACCACTGCAGTCTGCTCCTAAACCTGCTTCGGCTCCTCCCCCAAGT AGACCTCTTCCGAGGGAATCAGCTATAGATATTGAGAGGCTGAATTCAGCAAGGAGGCGGCTTCAGGAGAATTACCAAGAAGCTCAAAATG CTAAAAAGCAAAGGACAATACAGGTGATGGATATTCATGAGATTCCAAAACCAAAGAACGGCTTCATTGCCAAGAATAAAGGCGGCTTTCAGGGCAGGCATCATCGTtga
- the LOC125849827 gene encoding uncharacterized protein LOC125849827, producing the protein MKRLFPRPIFTISLFTNTVTTTTTANPRTCFQIAHFSTNFQNQGQSSYPSRRHEEESRNVKVSVWWDFENCSPPAGVNVFKIAQSITAAIRANGIKGPINITAFGDVLQLSRMNQEALSSTGINLAHVPNGGKNSADRSLLVDLMYWVSQNPPPAHLLLISGDRDFAGILHRLRMNNYNILLASPENTPSVLCSAASIMWQWNALLKGENLIGKHFNQPPDGPYGSWYGHYKAPLDDPFAVTEQPTNLRSEEVSETVSEQKCRPIPKSIVRHIRNILNSYPKGVSITELRAELARSNLNIDKDLYGYKKFSRFLLAMPNILKLQFVSDGKYLVRTINPKVPEQGDNSSTSVEPETNGEAEFAGNPILNGETGSCMEGKNVPQSLERKVKTSLRKLQGPRRAQEACTEVHQPPPENVVVEASEGQLQTAEQHGSAPEMGFLKRLWNRWFGNKETVSGEMILNVKSKTAVKDVELKSHSEQSEGSPSFASGDKTSSEDLSSMHSEDTTDKRSEQSNLLNNIKNWCRSWRSSNLLEETGLESHEEFKKTELCPEAEELFSKESFWRDLGSFLISSQGSVLILQSRTRAKMAQNLQQEGPSFLNSLSEGDALRLVDLLISDKKWVDECLSRTFPYKLIQPAVKASINSNSPNSNGLSSVFRITRDTSTLKSSQKLDGEKIHQNPPHTGVSRPVIQGSCSGKSRNEVLTDCQELVDDIVKQYPEGFNMNSFRSLFREKYGYLLDVNKLGYTKLSNLLQIMPGIKIESTYIIPSAKVPKSPGLKTDEPSDQESDLSVTGTNLDNESSSLPGKDNEFDSRWEELGPVSKAGPSKNRMKLGSDGEAKDESSEPTHGNYEAPLDRDFSDSDEDTSSSTKLDTGKSKMKDEDSSLLQILDSWYGRKDVDGTLESSTDCSKLDTSVSVDQMENSPTGRKHKTYSFVTDQSVDTKDKLIDGILGSLKKSGEKSPETRV; encoded by the exons ATGAAACGCCTTTTTCCGAGACCCATTTTTACAATCTCTCTCTTCACTAACACtgttactactactactactgcAAACCCAAGAACCTGCTTTCAAATCGCTCATTTCAgtacaaattttcaaaatcaaggTCAATCTTCATACCCATCTCGGCGTCATGAAGAGGAGAGCCGTAATGTGAAGGTATCAGTGTGGTGGGATTTCGAAAATTGCTCTCCTCCAGCTGGTGTTAATGTTTTCAAGATTGCACAGAGTATTACTGCGGCTATTAGGGCAAATGGGATTAAGGGTCCTATAAATATTACTGCTTTTGGTGATGTATTGCAGCTGTCTAGGATGAATCAGGAAGCGCTTTCTTCTACTGGGATTAATCTTGCTCATGTTCCTAATG GTGGAAAGAACAGTGCTGACAGGTCTCTCCTTGTTGATCTGATGTATTGGGTTTCTCAAAATCCTCCGCCAGCACACCTTTTATTGATTTCAGGTGACAGGGATTTTGCTGGAATATTACACAGGTTGAGAATGAACAACTACAACATTCTGCTAGCTAGTCCAGAAAATACTCCTAGCGTTCTTTGTAGTGCAGCTAGTATCATGTGGCAATGGAATGCGTTATTGAAGGGTGAAAATCTTATAGGAAAGCATTTTAACCAGCCACCAGATGGTCCCTATGGTTCTTGGTATGGGCATTACAAAGCACCTCTTGATGACCCTTTTGCAGTTACTGAACAACCCACAAATCTTCGTTCTGAGGAAGTTTCCGAAACTGTTTCAGAGCAGAAATGTCGGCCCATTCCAAAGTCAATAGTGAGGCATATCCGCAATATTTTGAATTCTTACCCCAAAGGAGTTAGTATTACGGAACTTCGCGCAGAATTAGCAAGAAGCAATTTGAATATAGACAAAGACTTGTACGGATATAAGAAGTTCTCTCGTTTTCTTTTGGCCAtgccaaatattttaaaactccaGTTCGTAAGTGATGGGAAATATTTGGTGCGGACCATCAACCCTAAAGTTCCTGAACAGGGTGACAATTCAAGCACAAGTGTAGAGCCTGAAACTAATGGAGAGGCAGAATTTGCTGGTAATCCTATATTGAATGGTGAGACAGGCAGTTGTATGGAGGGCAAGAATGTACCTCAATCCCTTGAACGAAAAGTGAAAACATCCCTAAGAAAATTGCAGGGACCGCGGAGAGCACAGGAGGCATGTACAGAAGTTCACCAGCCCCCACCTGAGAATGTGGTTGTTGAAGCAAGTGAGGGTCAATTGCAGACTGCAGAGCAGCATGGTTCCGCACCTGAAATGGGCTTTTTGAAAAGGTTATGGAATAGGTGGTTTGGGAACAAGGAGACTGTTTCTGGGGAAATGATATTAAATGTAAAGTCAAAAACTGCTGTAAAGGATGTAGAATTAAAGAGTCATTCTGAGCAGTCGGAGGGCTCCCCTTCTTTTGCTTCTGGTGATAAAACCAGTTCCGAAGATTTATCCTCTATGCATTCTGAGGATACAACGGATAAGCGTAGCGAGCAGTCCAACCTTCTTAACAATATTAAGAATTGGTGTAGATCTTGGAGAAGTTCCAATCTCTTGGAAGAAACAGGCTTAGAATCCCATGAAGAATTCAAGAAGACAGAACTTTGCCCTGAGGCAGAGGAATTATTTTCAAAGGAATCCTTTTGGAGAGACCTGGGATCATTCTTAATTTCAAGCCAAGGTTCAGTGCTTATCTTGCAATCAAGAACTAG GGCCAAGATGGCGCAGAATCTCCAACAAGAAGGTCCTTCGTTTCTGAATTCTCTTAGTGAAGGTGATGCTCTTCGTCTGGTAGACCTGCTAATCTCAGATAAGAAATGGGTGGATGAATGTCTTTCCCGAACCTTCCCTTACAAACTCATTCAGCCAGCAGTCAAAGCTTCAATCAACAGTAATTCTCCCAATTCGAATGGGTTGAGTTCTGTGTTTAGGATTACGAGAGATACATCTACTTTGAAGAGCTCACAAAAACTTGATGGCGAGAAAATACACCAAAATCCCCCTCACACAGGAGTTTCTCGACCGGTCATTCAGGGCAGTTGTTCTGGTAAGTCTAGAAATGAGGTGCTTACTGACTGTCAGGAGCTGGTGGATGACATTGTAAAGCAATATCCAGAAGGATTCAACATGAATTCTTTCAGATCTCTATTCCGTGAAAAGTATGGATATTTACTGGATGTAAATAAGCTTGGCTACACGAAGTTAAGTAATCTTCTTCAGATAATGCCTGGGATAAAAATAGAGTCTACTTATATTATTCCCTCTGCTAAAGTCCCGAAAAGTCCAGGTCTAAAAACAGATGAGCCGTCTGATCAAGAAAGTGATCTCAGTGTTACTGGAACCAATTTAGATAACGAATCATCAAGTTTGCCTGGGAAAGATAACGAGTTTGATTCCCGTTGGGAGGAACTAGGTCCAGTGTCTAAGGCAGGCCCTTCCAAGAATAGAATGAAACTGGGGTCTGATGGAGAAGCCAAAGATGAATCAAGTGAACCAACACATGGAAACTATGAAGCCCCATTGGATCGTGACTTCTCTGATTCCGATGAAGACACCTCATCATCCACAAAACTGGACACTGGTAAGTCAAAAATGAAGGATGAAGATAGCTCATTGTTACAGATTCTTGATTCATGGTACGGTAGAAAGGATGTTGATGGGACGTTAGAATCTTCAACCGATTGTTCAAAATTAGATACATCAGTATCAGTTGACCAAATGGAGAACTCTCCCACTGGGAGAAAGCATAAGACTTATTCATTTGTGACTGACCAATCTGTGGACACTAAGGATAAGTTGATTGATGGTATATTGGGTAGCTTAAAGAAGTCAGGCGAGAAGTCGCCTGAGACGAGGGTGTAG
- the LOC125849816 gene encoding WAT1-related protein At5g64700, translated as MDGKRKIYVAIVIIQAIYTGMFLLSKVAFDVGMNPFVFVFYRQAAAAVFLTPIAMFLERKTAPPMSFLICFKIFMLSLCGVTLSLNIYGVALKYTSATLAAATTNSLPVTTFLLAILLRMESVKMRTWGGIAKVMGIVFCAGGALTIAFFKGPTMKLLMHHHLFSYHGQVQNSAASGNTWIKGVFLMLLANALWATWLVMQNQVLKSYPSKLLCTTLQCFMSSIQSFVFAIALARDPSEWRLGWNVRLLSVAYCGIVVTGVTFYLQAWVVEKKGPVYMAMTTPLALIFTIAASAVLFGEIISLGSILGGILLVGGLYCVLWGKSKEQNMKTSNIEDIEKAENGSKEESILEKQSSTPNARIQHACSPT; from the exons atggaTGGAAAGAGGAAAATATATGTAGCAATTGTAATAATACAAGCCATATATACTGGGATGTTCTTGCTTTCAAAAGTTGCCTTTGATGTTGGaatgaacccttttgtgtttgtATTCTATAGACAAGCTGCTGCTGCTGTCTTCTTAACACCTATAGCCATGTTTcttgaaag GAAAACAGCACCACCAATGTCATTCTTGATTTGCTTCAAGATTTTCATGCTCTCTCTATGTGG GGTTACATTGAGCTTGAATATTTATGGAGTGGCACTTAAATACACTTCAGCAACTTTGGCTGCTGCAACTACTAACAGCCTTCCAGTTACTACTTTTCTCCTTGCAATTTTACTTAG GATGGAGAGTGTGAAAATGAGGACATGGGGAGGGATAGCAAAGGTTATGGGCATAGTGTTTTGTGCAGGAGGAGCATTAACAATAGCATTTTTTAAGGGTCCAACAATGAAACTTTTGATGCATCATCATCTATTTAGCTATCATGGTCAAGTGCAAAACAGTGCTGCTTCTGGCAATACATGGATCAAAGGTGTCTTCCTTATGTTACTTGCTAATGCATTATGGGCTACTTGGCTTGTCATGCAG AACCAAGTTCTCAAGAGTTACCCATCAAAGCTACTATGTACAACTCTACAATGCTTCATGAGTAGTATTCAATCATTTGTTTTTGCCATAGCTTTAGCAAGAGATCCTTCTGAGTGGAGACTTGGATGGAATGTTAGACTCCTCTCTGTTGCCTATTGT gGAATAGTTGTGACTGGAGTTACATTTTATTTACAAGCTTGGGTTGTTGAAAAGAAAGGTCCAGTTTATATGGCCATGACTACACCTTTGGCCTTAATTTTTACAATTGCTGCTTCTGCTGTGCTTTTTGGAGAGATCATTAGTTTGGGAAG CATTTTAGGAGGGATATTGTTGGTTGGTGGTCTATACTGTGTACTTTGGGGGAAATCTAAAgaacaaaatatgaaaacttcaaATATTGAAGATATTGAAAAGGCAGAGAATGGATCAAAGGAAGAATCAATCTTGGAGAAACAATCCTCAACACCAAATGCAAGAATCCAACACGCTTGTTCTCCAACTTAA